From Oligoflexia bacterium, the proteins below share one genomic window:
- a CDS encoding sigma factor-like helix-turn-helix DNA-binding protein — MLNTDIGGLEIIEDEFSEHERRFVAQQMHYLPMSEFLVAHLHFYRGHSLQEIASTSGISVKKIEALYKQALASLRRVYHKRFNRPKPLGLKAGLLTI; from the coding sequence GTGCTTAACACAGACATTGGCGGGTTAGAGATTATTGAAGATGAATTCAGTGAACATGAAAGAAGATTTGTTGCACAGCAAATGCACTATCTTCCGATGTCTGAGTTCTTGGTAGCACATCTTCATTTTTACAGAGGACATTCTTTACAAGAGATTGCTTCAACAAGCGGCATCTCAGTGAAAAAGATTGAGGCTCTGTATAAGCAAGCATTGGCTAGCTTAAGGCGTGTCTATCACAAAAGGTTTAACAGACCTAAGCCCTTGGGCTTGAAGGCGGGTTTATTAACAATTTAA
- a CDS encoding TraC family protein, with the protein MLLQNKTNMEAADKRQLPAYQSLSDQLPFWRPFRNCMVYEDGSLGKAFQLQGIDINLSTPESINNTLLHIKNMINSAHEGLSLQFFYRLTSNVDPIINKHKALSSESNSSYKSIAQHRFNFLNKKNTDKLFFQPELYVFVRSQAHKLSKGNVLQSTKKFIQLSQADFDQHYYAFERHVKQIESSLQHCNFKPIKLKINEWFDLLYEHLNLDRLDKVQRAQYNAAGDFVSQLTLTDLHVSKENIELGRLKFRTISLHTLPEGVSTASMVQSILKLPFHCWISHTIEIPTQKKEMEKMAVHRRLAHSMANGSNGVRDLESENKLNQIESLSKDLLEGTEKLVNCSMNVIVWGYTDQDLDLKCDEVLKAFTHMNQAQGVIETYAGLDAFMVNIPGVCNTFRSKKVKSSNAAHMFPVFSAWQGNNEPVCLLSNQDNIPFSLNPFDSSLPNWNGLVFGGSGSGKSFTISQLMLQFYGQKPTPKIIWIDNGASSQKLIEVLGGEFINLTTDSDICLNMFDLPKGQTVPSANKIKLILAVLENILVDKHQHILPKRDKAQLEELIFKTYDDIGVDQTPTLSDFKEQLTNSENPNMHAYAQILYTWTGDTMYGKMLDGQSNVNIDKDLVTIEIKGLDAYEDLQNVFLLLFTDFIQSEASRELDRPYLLIIDEAWKLFETPSGLAFTLEAYRTFRKFNAGIWAISQNYKDFLSNTAMANSIFPNTTSTFILKQRGIDWEDFKDKLQLSSTEVDAVKFLTMQKGKFSELFYMQDTGRSVLRLSSDQLAYWICTTDPKDKQIIHTVQQQFPEKTLLEVLEHIVSEDFNNNQKEKK; encoded by the coding sequence ATGTTATTACAAAATAAAACAAACATGGAGGCTGCTGATAAGCGGCAGCTTCCAGCGTATCAAAGCTTAAGCGATCAACTGCCCTTTTGGCGTCCATTTAGAAACTGTATGGTCTATGAAGACGGCTCATTAGGGAAGGCTTTTCAACTCCAGGGTATCGATATTAATTTATCTACTCCAGAGAGTATCAACAATACACTGTTACACATAAAAAACATGATTAATAGTGCACATGAAGGGTTGAGTCTGCAGTTTTTCTACAGGCTAACCTCCAATGTTGATCCAATCATCAATAAGCATAAAGCTCTATCAAGTGAAAGTAATAGTAGCTATAAAAGTATCGCTCAGCATCGCTTTAACTTTTTAAATAAAAAGAACACAGACAAACTGTTCTTTCAACCAGAGCTTTATGTTTTTGTTCGGTCACAAGCGCATAAACTTTCAAAAGGCAATGTCTTACAAAGCACTAAGAAGTTTATACAACTCTCTCAAGCGGACTTTGATCAACACTATTATGCTTTTGAACGGCACGTCAAGCAGATAGAGTCTTCACTGCAGCATTGTAATTTTAAGCCGATCAAACTTAAAATCAATGAATGGTTTGACCTGCTTTATGAGCATTTAAATTTAGACAGGTTAGATAAAGTACAAAGAGCTCAATACAATGCAGCGGGTGACTTTGTCTCTCAGTTAACCCTTACCGATCTGCATGTCAGCAAAGAAAATATCGAACTAGGTAGACTCAAGTTTAGAACCATTAGTCTACACACTTTACCTGAAGGTGTGAGTACTGCTTCGATGGTGCAGAGTATTTTAAAACTGCCCTTTCACTGCTGGATCTCTCATACCATTGAAATACCCACACAGAAAAAAGAAATGGAAAAGATGGCAGTGCATAGGCGTTTAGCCCATTCTATGGCCAACGGTTCTAATGGTGTTAGAGACTTAGAGTCTGAAAACAAACTCAATCAGATTGAGTCTTTATCCAAAGATTTATTAGAAGGTACAGAAAAGTTAGTGAATTGTTCTATGAACGTGATTGTCTGGGGATACACCGATCAAGATCTTGATTTAAAATGTGATGAAGTTTTAAAAGCATTTACCCATATGAATCAAGCGCAAGGGGTGATTGAAACCTATGCTGGACTTGATGCGTTTATGGTTAACATACCTGGTGTCTGCAATACTTTTAGAAGCAAGAAAGTAAAAAGCAGCAATGCTGCACATATGTTCCCTGTGTTTAGCGCATGGCAAGGCAATAACGAACCCGTATGTTTATTAAGCAATCAAGACAACATACCCTTTAGTCTTAATCCATTTGACTCAAGCTTACCCAACTGGAATGGCTTGGTTTTTGGCGGTTCAGGATCTGGTAAAAGCTTTACTATCTCACAACTAATGCTTCAGTTCTATGGACAAAAGCCAACGCCAAAGATCATTTGGATAGATAATGGTGCCTCTTCACAAAAACTGATTGAAGTCTTGGGTGGTGAGTTTATCAACCTAACCACTGATTCAGATATTTGTCTGAATATGTTTGATCTACCCAAAGGTCAAACAGTTCCCAGTGCCAACAAGATCAAGCTGATCCTAGCTGTTTTGGAAAATATCTTAGTCGATAAACATCAACATATCTTACCCAAAAGAGATAAAGCACAGTTAGAAGAACTGATTTTTAAAACTTATGATGACATTGGTGTTGATCAAACACCAACACTATCAGATTTTAAAGAACAGTTAACTAACAGTGAAAACCCAAACATGCATGCCTATGCCCAGATTTTATACACTTGGACCGGGGATACTATGTACGGGAAAATGCTGGATGGTCAAAGCAATGTCAACATTGATAAAGACTTAGTCACCATTGAGATTAAGGGCTTGGATGCTTATGAAGATCTGCAAAATGTATTCTTACTGCTGTTTACTGACTTCATTCAATCTGAAGCATCACGTGAGCTGGATAGGCCGTACTTATTGATTATAGATGAAGCTTGGAAATTGTTTGAAACACCCAGTGGTTTGGCTTTTACTTTAGAAGCATACAGGACCTTTAGAAAGTTCAACGCCGGCATTTGGGCCATCAGTCAAAACTACAAAGACTTTCTAAGCAATACCGCCATGGCCAATTCTATTTTCCCTAACACAACATCTACCTTTATCCTAAAACAAAGAGGCATTGACTGGGAAGACTTTAAAGATAAGCTGCAGCTCAGTAGTACTGAGGTAGATGCTGTAAAGTTTTTGACCATGCAAAAAGGGAAATTCAGTGAACTGTTTTATATGCAAGATACTGGAAGATCTGTATTGCGATTGTCTTCTGACCAACTGGCCTATTGGATCTGCACCACTGATCCCAAAGATAAACAAATCATTCATACTGTTCAACAACAGTTTCCAGAGAAAACATTGCTCGAAGTTTTAGAGCATATTGTTTCTGAAGACTTTAATAATAACCAAAAGGAGAAAAAGTGA